The region ACATTGCAGGTAGGCATGTTCCTGGTCATCCTCCTTGGTTAGTCCCAGGGTGAGGGGTATCCAGTTGTGTTCCAGGATGGTGGTGTAATGGAGGATGGTGGACAGGGCATGGGTGCACACTGCATCGGTTTTGTGGAGAATTATCTCCGGATCCTTGAATACCATACGATCGCCCTGTTTATATACTGGGCAGTGCCCTTTTATTTCATGGACTGTTATTTCTAACATTAAATATAAACCCCCCAACCCAACTGTTGTATCAGTACACCAATATTAGATTAACTCTTCCCTCAAATCAATGGTGTCTTTCAAGTCAGGGCCAGTACTGATTATAGTCACCGGTACCTTGGTTTCATCCTCAATTTCCGTGATGAATCGTTTAATTTCACCGGAAAGGTCTTGGTAGTCAGTGGTTCGTTCACATGATGGATATAACCGGTCCACACAGGTTAAGGCGATCTGGGTTGCTCCGTTTATCATGCAACTTTCCCGGGCCATTTCCATGTCAAAGAGCCCCACTCTTCTTCGGCGACCGGTCACAGTACCATATTCTTCGAGACCCATTTTTTCAGCTTTATCCTGTTCCATCTCTGAGGGGAATGGTCCTTCACCTACCCGAGTTATGTAGGATTTGAAAACAACAATAACATCATCAATACGAGTTGGTCCCACACCAATATCCGCAGCCATGCTAGAGGCAGTGGTATCCTTACTAGTTACAAAGGGATAAGTCCCATAATATAATGATAATCCAAACCCTTGAGATCCTTCAATAAACACGTCCTTCCCTTCATCCAGGGCGGTGTTCACTTCCAGGGGCACATCAGCAGTGTATCCTTCCATAGATTCTATGTCTCCAGCCAGTTTAATACTTCGGAGTGCCCGGTCACGGTTGGCTGGTCCGCATCCCGTTCCAGTGCTTCCAATCTTTTTATACAAATGGTCGGATCCTTTGTCCTGTTGTTTGTGTTCTTCTTCAATTATTGCACAGCGGTAGTCAGCAAAGGTCCTTGATTTTACCTGGTATTTGTTAAGATAATCCAGTTCGTAATGGAAAACCTCAGGATCCACCAGTACACCGGCTCCTATGAGTAGTCGTGCTCCGGTGTGAACGAATCCGGATGGTATCATCCGCAACCCATACTTTTCACCGTTAAACTCCACCGAATGACCTGCGTTGGGACCTACGCCTGCCCTGGCAATGATTTCCGGTTTGTCCTGGTTGCAGAGGTAGGTGATACATTTACCTTTTCCCTCATCTCCCCAGGCTCCACCAACTAATATGTTACATGTCATCTGATCATATCCTCTCGTGATTTTAACCTCTCTTATATTGTAATGATGGGCATAAAAAGGTTAGCATAGCCCCCTGAAAATCTTCCCATCATCACACCCCAGACATCCAATCTTTTAAAAAAACGCCCGAACCATTACATGACTTCAAATGAGGACATTGCCACTGGTTTTAGAAGTTTTAATCACCATACACTGTTGAAGTTTTACTCATCTTGGTTGTGATGAAAAATCTTGGTTATGATAAAAAAAATTGTTGCTAAACGATTTATTCAATAGAGTAGTATGCATCTAGCTAATCATCCAGCCTATTTACTGGTGCGGTTTGGTTCCCTGGCTAATTATGCGGTCGAAAAGTTCTGGAGTGTATTTTCGCTGCATAGACACTAGTATGTGCTGGTCCAGGGCTTCCTCCAGAATGTTGACTGTAATTTCTTCCTCACCCCTCCGGATTCGGATGGCTTGTGCTATCTGGGCAACGTCACGGGCATGGGCAAAGGTGGGCTTTAAGTTTTCACCACCATCAACATAGGAGATGTAAACCTTCCTGAAG is a window of Methanobacterium sp. DNA encoding:
- a CDS encoding TIGR04076 family protein, encoding MLEITVHEIKGHCPVYKQGDRMVFKDPEIILHKTDAVCTHALSTILHYTTILEHNWIPLTLGLTKEDDQEHAYLQCVDPGKPYTDGGTVIFSCRKIDDE
- a CDS encoding adenylosuccinate synthetase, whose translation is MTCNILVGGAWGDEGKGKCITYLCNQDKPEIIARAGVGPNAGHSVEFNGEKYGLRMIPSGFVHTGARLLIGAGVLVDPEVFHYELDYLNKYQVKSRTFADYRCAIIEEEHKQQDKGSDHLYKKIGSTGTGCGPANRDRALRSIKLAGDIESMEGYTADVPLEVNTALDEGKDVFIEGSQGFGLSLYYGTYPFVTSKDTTASSMAADIGVGPTRIDDVIVVFKSYITRVGEGPFPSEMEQDKAEKMGLEEYGTVTGRRRRVGLFDMEMARESCMINGATQIALTCVDRLYPSCERTTDYQDLSGEIKRFITEIEDETKVPVTIISTGPDLKDTIDLREELI